In Sander vitreus isolate 19-12246 chromosome 12, sanVit1, whole genome shotgun sequence, the following proteins share a genomic window:
- the mau2 gene encoding LOW QUALITY PROTEIN: MAU2 chromatid cohesion factor homolog (The sequence of the model RefSeq protein was modified relative to this genomic sequence to represent the inferred CDS: inserted 1 base in 1 codon; deleted 5 bases in 3 codons; substituted 1 base at 1 genomic stop codon), producing the protein MVPSPAGLCRTFPYVESAEDPSVCGHCLQAVFQYKPPPKQLHALEKDLISACDLLXVGAEYAGVMGLEYTRALFLLSKGMLLLTEQKLSEVHPLLTLCGTIVENWQGNPFHKESLGFFLLVLQVTHYLDAGQVKIVKPCLKQLQQCIQTXLHDDEVLPVNPAALFHWLPKEHMCVCLCTCAGHSVQVLSTFQVLLLEHIIMCRLVTGHKATALQETTTHQELWTFVVTNLASVYIWEGNRHQEKISKGTLKMSNAEDLNRLTAFSLTLLGHIFFVLGNHRESSNMAVPAMQLASKIPDVSVQLWSSALLKDLNKACRNAMAAHEAAQMHQNFSQQLLQDHILACSLPEHHLILWTVSASEWPCYQPGQPALRSKPHPVWENEAQKSNCKENDIKKDEQTGEAADKRVRRRWGILMKLCLAFRAFLHLFGALEHDWNLRNLSLFWKAKASFITLKHFELVVIVCSTRPKTN; encoded by the exons ATGGTACCAAGCCCAGCTGGGCTTTGCAGAACATTTCCGTACGTCGAGTCCGCCGAAGATCCGTCTGTGTGTGGTCACTGTCTGCAGGCAGTGTTTCAGTACAAGCCGCCTCCTAAG caACTACATGCACTGGAGAAGGACTTGATATCTGCCTGTGATCTCCTCTGAGTCGGAGCAGAGTATGCAGGAGTCATGGGCTTAGAGTACACAAG AGCTCTGTTTTTACTAAGTAAAGGAATG CTGCTGCTTACGGAGCAGAAGCTGAGTGAGGTGCACCCTCTGCTGACGCTGTGTGGGACCATTGTAGAAAACTGGCAGGGAAATCCATTTCATAAGGAATCCCTC GGGTTCTTTTTGCTGGTGCTGCAGGTTACTCACTACCTGGATGCTGGACAG GTAAAGATTGTGAAGCCGTGTCTGAAGCAGCTTCAGCAGTGTATCCAGA ATCTCCACGATGATGAGGTCCTTCCAGTTAATCCAGCAGCTCTCTTTCACTGGCTGCCCAAGgagcacatgtgtgtgtgcctgtgtacctg TGCTGGACATTCTGTCCAAGTTCTGTCCACGTTCCAAGTCCTCCTGCTGGAACACATCATCATGTGCCGGCTGGTCACCGGACACAAGGCCACAGCTTTACAAGAG aCGACAACACACCAGGAGCTGTGGACGTTTGTTGTGACCAACCTGGCCAGTGTCTACATCTGGGAAGGCAACAGACATCAGGAG AAGATTTCTAAGGGA ACCCTGAAGATGTCTAATGCTGAGGATCTAAACAGGCTGACTGCCTTCTCGCTG ACCCTGCTGGGTCACATCTTTTTTGTCCTGGGCAACCACAGG GAAAGTAGCAATATGGCGGTTCCTGCCATGCAGCTGGCCAGCAAGATCCCAGACGTGTCCGTGCAGCTCTGGTCCTCTGCACTCCTTAAAG ATCTGAACAAGGCTTGTAGAAACGCCATGGCGGCCCACGAGGCAGCTCAGATGCACCAGAACTTTTCCCAGCAGCTCCTGCAGGACCACATCTTAGCCTGCAGCCTCCCTGAACACCACCTCATCCTT TGGACAGTTTCAGCCTCAGAATGGCCCTGCTACCAGCCTGGCCAGCCTGCTCTGAGATCAAAACCCCACCCTGTCTGGGAAAATGAGGCACAGAAGAGCAATTGCAAggaaaatgacataaaaaaagatgaacagACTGGTGAAGCAGCTGATAAAAGGGTAAGAAGAAGATGGGGCATTCTAATGAAATTGTGTTTGGCATTCAGGGCATTCCTTCACCTATTTGGGGCACTGGAGCATGACTGGAATTTAAGAAATTTAAGTTTGTTTTGGAAAGCAAAAGCATCATTTATTACACTGAAACATTTTGAATTGGTTGTAATAGTTTGTTCTACTAGaccaaaaacaaattaa
- the armc6 gene encoding armadillo repeat-containing protein 6, producing the protein MAKRRITQETFDAVVRENMEEFEMGPDEALKEAVEQFESQGVDLSYIVKAVAAVSSDDKPEEQSHKVLQALDSLRIGKDSASVKEVMADIKCFTEHCSLEFAQRYLAAQKDAYPVILSYCKKSVEEQEAVLTALSALAALTDGQPDLLDAEGQQFLLNVLKKYEADSSVLCVAICTVRHCCLKHEQNRQDLVKGGILPLLTGATAQHSGCAELVKEASAALRIMTFDDDIRVPFGQAHEHAKMIVLQHNGLKVLIESAKAHLGNTSVLRELCATLSHLAVRNEFCQDICDLGGLKLIMTLLAESYETPELVRQVLSAIRAIAGNDDVKDAVVNAGGVELIVIAMNRHMSISAVCEQGCACLSVLALRKPNNCKVIMENGGALAALQAMKTHTDKVNVQKQACMLLRNLVSHMSNLSQPILEMGAEALITQALQTHEDCGDVGKAALRDLGCHVELRELWTGKKGSLTY; encoded by the exons ATGGCGAAGCGGAGGATCACACAGGAAACCTTTGATGCTGTTGTCAGGGAAAACATGGAGGAGTTTGAGATGGGTCCTGATGAGGCTTTGAAGGAGGCTGTGGAGCAGTTTGAGTCGCAAG GTGTGGACCTCAGTTATATAGTAAAAGCTGTAGCAGCTGTATCATCTGACGACAAACCAGAAGAGCAATCACACAAGGTCTTACAG GCTTTGGATTCCCTCCGCATTGGAAAAGACTCTGCCAGTGTTAAGGAAGTGATGGCAGACATAAAATGCTTCACTGAGCATTGCTCACTTGAATTTGCCCAGAGGTACCTGGCTGCCCAAAAAGACGCCTACCCCGTCATCCTCTCTTACTGCAAAAAGAGTGTGGAGGAGCAGGAAGCTGTGTTAACTGCCCTGTCCGCTCTGGCTGCACTGACAGATGGACAGCCGGACTTGTTGGATGCAGAGGGCCAGCAGTTCCTTTTGAATGTCCTTAAGAAGTACGAGGCAGATTcctctgtgttgtgtgtagCCATTTGCACTGTGCGTCACTGCTgtttgaaacatgaacaaaacagGCAGGATTTGGTAAAAGGTGGCATCCTGCCTCTGCTGACCGGTGCTACCGCACAACACAGTGGATGTGCTGAGCTGGTCAAGGAGGCCTCGGCTGCTCTCAGGATCATGACCTTTGATGATGATATCCGAGTTCCGTTTGGGCAAGCTCACGAACACGCCAAGATGATTGTTCTTCAGCACAATGGACTGAAGGTTTTGATTGAGTCTGCAAAAG CTCACCTCGGTAATACTTCTGTTCTGAGAGAGCTGTGTGCGACTTTGTCCCATCTGGCTGTAAGGAATGAGTTCTGTCAAGACATCTGTGATCTGGGAGGATTGAAACTCATCATGACGCTGCTTGCGGAGAGCTATGAGACACCA GAGTTGGTTCGGCAGGTCCTTAGTGCAATACGAGCCATAGCAGGAAATGATGATGTGAAAGATGCAGTTGTTAATGCTGGTGGAGTCGAGCTCATTGTTATTGccatgaacagacacatgagcaTCTCTGCT GTGTGTGAGCAGGGCTGTGCATGCCTCTCTGTCCTTGCTTTGCGTAAACCAAACAACTGCAAAGTCATCATGGAAAATGGAGGTGCCTTGGCTGCTCTGCAGGCTATGAAGACACATACTGATAAGGTCAATGTGCAG AAACAGGCATGTATGCTGTTGAGAAATCTGGTTTCACATATGAGTAACTTAAGCCAACCAATCCTGGAGATGGGAGCAGAGGCCCTGATAACCCAGGCCCTGCAGACCCATGAAGATTGTGGTGACGTGGGTAAAGCAGCCCTCAGAGATCTGGGATGCCACGTGGAGCTCCGAGAGCTGTGGACCGGCAAAAAGGGCAGCCTTACCTACTGA
- the slc25a42 gene encoding mitochondrial coenzyme A transporter SLC25A42 isoform X1, protein MGSGVQEQRASLAQGEVLPLASSSQSEVSNEGLKHTRPVLNSLFSGALAGALAKTAVAPLDRTKIIFQVSSARFSAKEAYRLIYRTYLKDGFFSLWRGNSATMVRVIPYAAIQFCAHEQYKRLLGGYYGFQGKALPPFPRLLAGSMAGTTAAMLTYPLDMVRARMAVTPKEMYSNILHVFVRISREEGLKTLYRGFNPTMLGVIPYAGISFFTYETLKKLHAEHSERPHPYLYERLAFGACAGLLGQSASYPLDVVRRRMQTAGVTGHTYGTIFGTMKEIVSEEGVIRGLYKGLSMNWVKGPIAVGISFTTFDLTQILLRKLHQMGHTTR, encoded by the exons ATGGGGAGTGGAGTCCAGGAACAACGGGCATCACTCGCGCAGGGAGAAGTGCTGCCGCTGGCTTCCTCCAGTCAGTCAGAAGTAAGCAATGag GGCCTGAAGCACACCCGGCCTGTCCTCAACTCGCTCTTCTCTGGGGCTTTAGCAGGGGCTTTGGCAAAGACAGCTGTCGCCCCATTGGACAGGACTAAAATCATCTTCCAAG tgtcTTCAGCAAGATTCTCCGCCAAG GAGGCCTACAGGTTGATCTACCGCACCTACCTGAAGGATGGCTTCTTCAGTCTTTGGAGGGGGAACTCTGCCACCATGGTGCGAGTCATCCCATACGCTGCCATCCAGTTCTGTGCACATGAGCAGTACAAGAGGCTGTTGGGAGGCTACTATGGCTTTCAGGGGAA AGCCCTGCCTCCATTTCCGAGGTTACTGGCTGGGTCTATGGCTGGTACCACAGCAGCCATGCTGACCTATCCTCTGGACATGGTGCGAGCTAGGATGGCTGTAACGCCAAAGGAAAT GTACAGCAACATTCTGCACGTGTTTGTGCGGATATCCCGAGAAGAGGGCTTGAAGACATTGTATCGAGGCTTTAATCCCACCATGCTGGGTGTCATTCCGTATGCTGGTATCAGCTTCTTTACCTATGAGACACTAAAGAAATTACATGCAG AGCACAGTGAGCGCCCACATCCCTACTTATATGAACGTCTGGCGTTTGGAGCCTGTGCGGGACTTCTTGGCCAGTCGGCGTCTTACCCTCTGGACGTGGTACGGCGGCGCATGCAGACTGCAGGAGTCACAGGTCATACCTACGGCACCATCTTTGGCACCATGAAGGAGATTGTGTCTGAGGAAGGCGTCATCCGTGGACTCTACAAAGGTCTGAGTATGAACTGGGTCAAAGGGCCCATTGCGGTGGGGATCAGCTTCACCACCTTCGACCTTACTCAGATACTCCTGAGGAAGCTGCATCAGATGGGCCATACGACTCGATAA
- the slc25a42 gene encoding mitochondrial coenzyme A transporter SLC25A42 isoform X2 gives MGSGVQEQRASLAQGEVLPLASSSQSEGLKHTRPVLNSLFSGALAGALAKTAVAPLDRTKIIFQVSSARFSAKEAYRLIYRTYLKDGFFSLWRGNSATMVRVIPYAAIQFCAHEQYKRLLGGYYGFQGKALPPFPRLLAGSMAGTTAAMLTYPLDMVRARMAVTPKEMYSNILHVFVRISREEGLKTLYRGFNPTMLGVIPYAGISFFTYETLKKLHAEHSERPHPYLYERLAFGACAGLLGQSASYPLDVVRRRMQTAGVTGHTYGTIFGTMKEIVSEEGVIRGLYKGLSMNWVKGPIAVGISFTTFDLTQILLRKLHQMGHTTR, from the exons ATGGGGAGTGGAGTCCAGGAACAACGGGCATCACTCGCGCAGGGAGAAGTGCTGCCGCTGGCTTCCTCCAGTCAGTCAGAA GGCCTGAAGCACACCCGGCCTGTCCTCAACTCGCTCTTCTCTGGGGCTTTAGCAGGGGCTTTGGCAAAGACAGCTGTCGCCCCATTGGACAGGACTAAAATCATCTTCCAAG tgtcTTCAGCAAGATTCTCCGCCAAG GAGGCCTACAGGTTGATCTACCGCACCTACCTGAAGGATGGCTTCTTCAGTCTTTGGAGGGGGAACTCTGCCACCATGGTGCGAGTCATCCCATACGCTGCCATCCAGTTCTGTGCACATGAGCAGTACAAGAGGCTGTTGGGAGGCTACTATGGCTTTCAGGGGAA AGCCCTGCCTCCATTTCCGAGGTTACTGGCTGGGTCTATGGCTGGTACCACAGCAGCCATGCTGACCTATCCTCTGGACATGGTGCGAGCTAGGATGGCTGTAACGCCAAAGGAAAT GTACAGCAACATTCTGCACGTGTTTGTGCGGATATCCCGAGAAGAGGGCTTGAAGACATTGTATCGAGGCTTTAATCCCACCATGCTGGGTGTCATTCCGTATGCTGGTATCAGCTTCTTTACCTATGAGACACTAAAGAAATTACATGCAG AGCACAGTGAGCGCCCACATCCCTACTTATATGAACGTCTGGCGTTTGGAGCCTGTGCGGGACTTCTTGGCCAGTCGGCGTCTTACCCTCTGGACGTGGTACGGCGGCGCATGCAGACTGCAGGAGTCACAGGTCATACCTACGGCACCATCTTTGGCACCATGAAGGAGATTGTGTCTGAGGAAGGCGTCATCCGTGGACTCTACAAAGGTCTGAGTATGAACTGGGTCAAAGGGCCCATTGCGGTGGGGATCAGCTTCACCACCTTCGACCTTACTCAGATACTCCTGAGGAAGCTGCATCAGATGGGCCATACGACTCGATAA